TGTTTGATTCAAACCCTGGAAAGATTGATATTTCTTTAGGAGGTGTTGCACGAAATATTTGTGAAAATATTTCTAAACTCGGAGTAAATACAAAACTTATCTCTGCTATAGGAAATGACATTTATGGAAGTCGTATATTAACAGAATGTAAAAAACTAAATATAGATGCATCAGATTGTTATATATCTGATTCATTCCCAACATCTATGTATTTATCAATTTTAAACAACGACCAAGATATGCAGCTAGCTATATCTCATATGGATATAATCAATAAAATCGATGTTGACTATATTATTTCAAAACACTCTGCTATAAAAGATTCATTAGCTATTGTTTTAGATACAAATTTATCTTTCGATGTTATTGATTATATAAGCAAGACTTACACAGATATACCTATTTTCATAGACACAGTTTCTACTCAAAAAAGTATGAAGATAAAAGATATTATAGGAAGATTTAATACTATAAAACCTAATAAGCTAGAAGCTGAGATACTATCAGGAATAGAGATAAATAACGAAGAAGATTTATATGAATGTGCCAAATACTTCTTAGAAAAAGGTGTTAAAAATGTTTTTATAACATTAGGTAGAGATGGCGTATTCTGTGCTAATAAAGAAAATCACTTATTACTTTCAGGAGTTAAGGTTGACACAATTAGTGCTACAGGTGCTGGAGATGCATTTTTATCTGCACTTGTGTATGGATACCTTCATAATTTCAATTTAAAAGACACAGCTGAATTTGCAACAGCTGCTTCTATACTTACATTAATGCATAAAAATACTATCAATCCAAGTATGTCTGTTGATAGTATTGAAAAAATTTTAAAGGAGATGATCTAAAATGTTAGAAAAATACTTAAATGTGCATCCAGAGGTTAAAAAAGCTTTAGCAGAAGGTCTTCCAGTAGTAGCATTAGAATCAACTATAATTTCTCATGGTATGCCTTATCCTAAAAATATAGAGATGGCTAAAACAGTTAGTAAAATAATTAGAGAAAATGGAGCTATTCCTGCTACTATAGCTATAATAGATGGGGTTTTAAAAGTTGGTCTTACAACTGAGGAGATTGAATTTTTAGGAACTAGCAAAGATGTAGTTAAAGCTAGTAGAAGAGATTTACCTTTTATTATATCTAAGAAGTTAAATGGAGCTACTACAGTTG
The nucleotide sequence above comes from Paraclostridium bifermentans. Encoded proteins:
- a CDS encoding PfkB family carbohydrate kinase — protein: MTDREKEILDILKNDPMVSQQTLADMLNITRSSVAVHITNLMKKGYIKGKGYIISASKFVTVIGGANVDIQGSPSNTLTMFDSNPGKIDISLGGVARNICENISKLGVNTKLISAIGNDIYGSRILTECKKLNIDASDCYISDSFPTSMYLSILNNDQDMQLAISHMDIINKIDVDYIISKHSAIKDSLAIVLDTNLSFDVIDYISKTYTDIPIFIDTVSTQKSMKIKDIIGRFNTIKPNKLEAEILSGIEINNEEDLYECAKYFLEKGVKNVFITLGRDGVFCANKENHLLLSGVKVDTISATGAGDAFLSALVYGYLHNFNLKDTAEFATAASILTLMHKNTINPSMSVDSIEKILKEMI